From the genome of Thermoflexus hugenholtzii JAD2, one region includes:
- the rplL gene encoding 50S ribosomal protein L7/L12 — translation PVAVAAAVPAAAPGAPAAAPAVEEKTEFDVILKEVGPKKIEVIKVVRQLTNLGLKEAKDLVEAAPRPVLEGVSKEVAQDAKAKLEAVGAVVEIK, via the coding sequence CGCCCGTCGCGGTGGCCGCCGCCGTCCCTGCGGCCGCGCCGGGCGCCCCCGCAGCGGCCCCGGCCGTGGAGGAGAAGACCGAGTTCGACGTGATCCTCAAGGAGGTCGGGCCGAAGAAGATTGAGGTGATCAAGGTGGTGCGCCAGCTGACCAACCTGGGCCTCAAGGAGGCCAAGGATCTGGTCGAGGCGGCCCCCCGGCCGGTCCTGGAGGGCGTCAGCAAAGAGGTGGCCCAGGACGCCAAGGCCAAGCTGGAGGCGGTGGGCGCGGTAGTGGAGATCAAGTAA
- a CDS encoding glycoside hydrolase 5 family protein, with protein MSGWGDHFLVGVNYWPRTKAMFWWKEFDLEEVRSDMAEIAALNLEGVRIFLLWEDFMPTPERVDPRMLERLRQVLDLAAANGLRVIVTLFTGHMSGVNWLPPWLLDGERESDPRFRLIAGGRVVKSRIRDLYEDPFALAAQVRMLEAAAEAVGDHPALLAWDLGNEPDLVLQPRTPEAAARWLDTLTRALRAIDPAHPITIGFHSPVLEEDLGFRVRALAPMLDFLCMHGYPVYAAWARHPLDEQVLPFLARLTADLGGKPVLLEEFGLPTAPPGQPTQWIPIQLEDRSFEVTLISEHEAADFYERALEALVQEGALGAFIWCYTDYHPDLWTRPPCDRLIHERHFGLLRPDGSRKPAADVIARFAARRRPLAAPPSPLPVPADYEDRPGQALRSLYALFLQARGRSGS; from the coding sequence GTGAGCGGATGGGGAGATCACTTCCTGGTTGGCGTCAACTACTGGCCGCGCACCAAGGCGATGTTCTGGTGGAAGGAATTCGACCTGGAGGAGGTCCGGTCAGACATGGCCGAGATCGCCGCCCTCAACCTGGAAGGGGTTCGCATCTTCCTGCTCTGGGAAGACTTCATGCCCACCCCCGAGAGGGTCGATCCCCGCATGCTGGAACGCCTCCGCCAGGTGCTAGACCTGGCCGCGGCGAACGGGCTGCGGGTGATCGTCACTCTCTTCACCGGGCACATGAGCGGCGTGAACTGGCTGCCGCCGTGGCTGCTGGACGGCGAACGAGAAAGCGATCCCCGTTTCCGCTTGATCGCCGGCGGGCGCGTCGTGAAAAGCCGCATCCGGGACCTCTACGAGGATCCTTTCGCCCTCGCGGCGCAGGTCCGGATGCTGGAGGCTGCCGCTGAGGCGGTGGGGGATCATCCGGCGCTGCTCGCATGGGATCTGGGGAACGAACCGGACCTGGTCCTGCAGCCCCGAACCCCTGAGGCCGCCGCCCGGTGGCTGGACACCCTCACCCGGGCTCTGCGCGCCATCGACCCCGCCCATCCCATCACCATCGGCTTCCACAGCCCCGTGCTGGAAGAGGACCTGGGGTTCCGGGTGCGGGCCCTCGCCCCTATGCTGGATTTCCTCTGCATGCATGGCTACCCGGTCTATGCGGCATGGGCTCGCCATCCGCTGGATGAGCAGGTTCTCCCTTTCCTGGCTCGGCTCACCGCCGACCTGGGAGGGAAGCCGGTGCTGCTGGAGGAGTTCGGATTGCCCACCGCGCCGCCCGGGCAGCCCACCCAATGGATCCCAATCCAGCTGGAGGATCGCTCGTTCGAGGTGACGCTGATCTCCGAGCACGAGGCGGCGGATTTCTATGAACGGGCGCTGGAGGCGCTGGTTCAGGAAGGCGCCCTGGGGGCCTTCATCTGGTGTTACACGGACTATCATCCGGATCTGTGGACACGGCCGCCGTGCGATCGCCTGATCCACGAGCGCCATTTCGGGCTGCTGCGGCCCGACGGATCCCGCAAGCCAGCAGCGGACGTCATCGCCCGTTTCGCCGCGCGCCGACGCCCGCTGGCCGCCCCTCCCTCCCCCTTGCCCGTCCCCGCGGACTACGAGGACCGGCCGGGGCAGGCGTTGCGGTCGCTTTACGCCCTGTTCCTGCAGGCCCGGGGCCGTTCTGGATCGTAG